Proteins found in one Choloepus didactylus isolate mChoDid1 chromosome 25, mChoDid1.pri, whole genome shotgun sequence genomic segment:
- the ICAM4 gene encoding intercellular adhesion molecule 4: MGAEGSTGLTPGFGAERGGTCFRAAVPLGGRLSLSGWSRGGGAARGSPYLRSQLRLPGAGPLSPGLFAMGSLLLCSLLLLLAVLTPGPGDSPPTPSGTSAAFWVRLSPEAVAVPPGDSVWLNCSSSCPLPASSSLHTQLRQGRTLRGPGWVAYQLLDVRAWSSDVRCLVTCGGETREAKARVTAYKPPNSVILEPPVFQGGEYTLRCHVTHVFPVGFLVVTLRLGGRVIYSESLERFTRRDLANVTLTYAMRSRPGDLWQPVTCHARLNLDRLMVRSTSAPETLGAFAVSPTSKALASTSIAALVGILLALGATYLWKYPAMGSRV, from the exons ATGGGAGCAGAGGGTTCCACGGGGTTGACCCCGGGttttggagctgagagagggggtACGTGCTTCAGGGCTGCTGTCCCTCTCGGGGGCCGCCTGTCCCTCTCTGGGTGGAGTCGAGGAGGTGGGGCTGCCCGTGGGTCTCCTTATCTCCGGAGCCAGCTGAGGCTCCCTGGCGCGGGGCCCCTCAGTCCCGGGCTCTTTGCCATGGGGTCTCTGCTGCTCTGCTCCCTGCTGCTTTTGCTAGCGGTCCTAACGCCAGGCCCCGGGGACAGCCCTCCCACGCCCTCCGGGACCTCAGCGGCGTTCTGGGTGCGCCTCAGCCCCGAGGCGGTGGCCGTGCCGCCGGGGGACTCCGTGTGGCTCAACTGCAGCAGCAGCTGTCCCCTGCCGGCGAGCTCCAGCCTGCACACCCAGCTGCGGCAGGGCCGGACGCTCCGGGGACCCGGCTGGGTGGCCTACCAGCTGCTCGACGTGAGGGCCTGGAGCTCCGACGTGCGCTGCTTGGTCACCTGCGGGGGAGAGACGCGCGAGGCCAAGGCCAGGGTCACGGCGTACA AACCGCCGAACAGCGTGATCCTGGAACCCCCGGTCTTCCAGGGCGGCGAGTACACGCTGCGCTGCCACGTGACGCACGTGTTCCCCGTGGGGTTCCTGGTGGTGACCCTGCGGCTCGGCGGCCGGGTCATCTACTCCGAAAGCCTGGAGCGCTTCACCCGCCGCGATCTGGCCAACGTGACGCTGACGTACGCCATGCGCTCCCGGCCCGGAGACCTCTGGCAGCCGGTGACGTGCCACGCGCGCCTCAATCTCGACCGTCTGATGGTCCGCAGCACCTCGGCGCCGGAGACGCTCGGGGCCTTCG CCGTGAGCCCCACGTCCAAAGCCTTGGCCTCCACCTCCATAGCTGCCCTCGTAGGGATCCTTCTCGCCCTGGGGGCCACCTACCTGTGGAAATACCCGGCGATGGGGTCCCGGGTATAG
- the ICAM5 gene encoding intercellular adhesion molecule 5 isoform X1, which translates to MLFRHSIGALETGALRCRVPKTPSSTNCPRPERGGLETSLRRNGTQRGLRWLARQLVDIREPETQPVCFFRCARRTLQARGLIRTFQRPDRVELVPLPAWQRVGENFTLSCRVPGAGPRASLTLTLLRGVQELIRRSFAGEPPRARGAVLTATALARREDHGANFSCRAELDLRPHGLGLFENSSAPRQLRTFVLSPDPPRLAAPRLLEVGSESPVSCALDGLFPAWETQVSLALGDQSLNPEVTREGDALTATATARVEEEGAWQLLCNVTLGGESRETRENLTVYSFPAPLLTVSEPSAPEGTAVTVTCAAGAQVLVSLDGTPAATLGQPAQLHLNATEDDDRRGFFCDAALEVDGETLRKNASAELRVLYAPRLDDSDCPRSWTWPEGPEQTLNCEARGNPEPSVHCARPDGGAVLALGLLGPVTRALAGTYRCTAANDQGEAVKDVTLTVEYAPALDSVGCPDRITWLEGTEASLSCVAHGVPPPTVSCARFGDSRAVEGLLRVAREHAGTYRCEATNARGSVAKNVAVTVEYGPSFEELSCPSNWTWVEGSERLFSCEVDGKPEPRVECVGSGGASEGVLLPLAPPNPGPRVPGVPSDLAPGIYVCNATNRHGSLVKTVAVSAESPPEMDEATCPSHQTWLEGAEVAALACAARGRPSPRVLCSREGEPEPERQRVSRDDAGTYRCVATNVHGTDARTVTVGVEYRPVVAELAASPPGGVRPGGNFTLTCRAEAWPPAQISWRAPPGAPNIGLSSNNSTLSVAGALGSHGGEYECAATNAHGRHARRITVRVAGPWLWAAVGGAAGGAALLAAGVGLAFYVQSTACKKGEYNVQEAESSGEAVCLNGAGGGPDGGPEAAASAAEAPSGDEVFSIQLTAA; encoded by the exons ATGCTTTTCCGCCACTCCATCGGTGCCTTGGAGACCGGGGCTCTCCGCTGCCGTGTCCCAAAGACACCCTCGAG CACCAACTGCCCCCGGCCGGAGCGCGGCGGCCTGGAGACGTCGCTGCGCCGGAACGGGACCCAGAGGGGTCTGCGCTGGCTGGCGCGGCAGCTAGTGGACATCCGCGAGCCGGAGACCCAGCCCGTTTGCTTCTTCCGCTGCGCGCGGCGCACGCTGCAGGCGCGTGGGCTCATCCGCACCTTCC AGAGGCCGGATCGCGTAGAGCTGGTGCCGCTGCCCGCCTGGCAACGCGTGGGCGAGAACTTCACCCTGAGCTGTAGGGTCCCCGGCGCGGGGCCCCGTGCGAGCCTCACTCTGACCCTGCTGCGGGGCGTCCAGGAGCTGATCCGCCGCAGCTTCGCCGGGGAGCCGCCCCGAGCGCGGGGCGCGGTGCTCACGGCCACGGCCCTGGCGCGAAGGGAGGACCACGGGGCCAATTTCTCGTGTCGCGCTGAGCTGGACCTGCGGCCGCACGGACTGGGGCTGTTTGAAAACAGCTCCGCCCCCAGACAGCTCCGGACCTTCg TCCTGTCCCCGGACCCCCCGCGCCTAGCCGCTCCCCGGCTCTTGGAGGTGGGCTCCGAAAGTCCGGTGAGCTGCGCCCTGGACGGGTTGTTCCCGGCCTGGGAGACCCAGGTCTCCCTGGCGCTGGGGGACCAGAGCTTGAATCCCGAGGTCACCCGCGAGGGGGACGCGCTTACGGCCACGGCCACGGCCCGCGTGGAAGAGGAGGGCGCCTGGCAGCTGCTCTGCAACGTGACCCTGGGAGGGGAGAGCCGCGAGACGCGGGAGAACTTGACCGTCTACA GCTTCCCGGCGCCCCTCCTGACAGTGAGTGAGCCCAGCGCCCCAGAAGGGACAGCGGTGACAGTGACCTGTGCAGCCGGCGCCCAAGTCCTGGTCTCACTGGACGGGACTCCAGCCGCGACTCTGGGGCAGCCCGCCCAGCTTCACCTAAACGCCACCGAGGACGACGATCGGCGTGGCTTTTTCTGCGACGCCGCGCTCGAGGTGGACGGGGAGACCCTGCGCAAGAACGCAAGCGCGGAGCTGCGCGTCCTCT ACGCCCCCAGGCTGGACGATTCGGACTGTCCCAGGAGCTGGACGTGGCCAGAGGGCCCGGAGCAGACGCTGAACTGCGAGGCCCGCGGAAACCCAGAGCCCTCGGTGCACTGCGCCCGGCCCGACGGCGGGGCCGTGCTGGCGCTGGGCCTGCTGGGTCCCGTCACTCGCGCACTCGCCGGCACCTACCGCTGCACGGCAGCCAACGACCAGGGCGAAGCGGTCAAGGACGTGACGCTGACCGTGGAGT atGCGCCAGCGCTGGACAGCGTGGGCTGCCCAGACCGCATTACATGGCTGGAGGGAACAGAGGCGTCGCTGAGTTGTGTGGCTCACGGGGTCCCGCCCCCCACGGTGAGCTGTGCGCGCTTCGGGGACAGCAGGGCCGTCGAGGGGCTGCTGCGCGTGGCCCGGGAGCACGCGGGCACCTACCGCTGCGAAGCCACCAACGCCCGCGGCTCTGTGGCCAAAAATGTGGCCGTCACGGTGGAAT ATGGCCCCAGTTTTGAGGAGCTGAGTTGTCCCAGCAATTGGACGTGGGTGGAAGGGTCAGAGCGGCTGTTTTCCTGTGAGGTCGACGGCAAGCCAGAGCCAAGGGTGGAGTGCGTGGGCTCCGGGGGCGCCAGTGAGGGGGTACTGCTGCCGCTGGCACCCCCAAACCCCGGACCCAGAGTCCCCGGCGTGCCTAGTGACCTGGCGCCGGGTATCTATGTCTGCAACGCCACCAACCGCCACGGCTCCTTGGTCAAGACTGTGGCCGTGAGCGCGGAGT CGCCGCCAGAGATGGATGAGGCCACCTGCCCGAGTCACCAGACGTGGCTGGAAGGGGCTGAGGTGGCGGCGCTGGCCTGTGCCGCCCGGGGTCGCCCCTCCCCACGGGTGCTCTGTTCTCGGGAGGGCGAACCCGAGCCCGAGCGGCAGCGCGTGTCCCGAGACGACGCGGGCACCTATCGCTGCGTGGCCACTAACGTGCATGGCACGGACGCCCGGACGGTCACCGTGGGCGTGGAAT ACCGGCCGGTGGTGGCAGAGCTGGCGGCCTCGCCTCCGGGAGGCGTGCGGCCCGGCGGGAACTTCACGCTGACCTGCCGCGCCGAGGCGTGGCCCCCCGCCCAGATCAGCTGGCGCGCGCCCCCGGGGGCCCCCAACATCGGCCTGTCCAGCAACAACAGCACGCTGAGCGTGGCCGGCGCCCTGGGCAGCCACGGCGGCGAGTACGAGTGCGCGGCCACCAACGCGCACGGGCGCCACGCGCGGCGCATCACGGTGCGCGTGGCGG GTCCGTGGCTGTGGGCCGCCGTGGGCGGCGCGGCGGGGGGCGCAGCGCTGCTGGCGGCGGGGGTCGGCCTGGCCTTCTACGTGCAGTCCACGGCCTGCAAGAAGGGCGAGTACAACGTGCAGGAGGCCGAGAGCTCGGGCGAGGCCGTGTGCCTCAATGGCGCGGGCGGGGGCCCCGACGGCGGGCCCGAGGCGGCGGCGAGCGCGGCCGAGGCGCCGTCGGGGGACGAGGTCTTCTCCATCCAGCTGACGGCGGCGTGA
- the ICAM5 gene encoding intercellular adhesion molecule 5 isoform X2: protein MIISALLHYLIVRIKQDSACKSASHILSAQHINRLKLGSLIPSPVPGPPAPSRSPALGGGLRKSGELRPGRVVPGLGDPGLPGAGGPELESRGHPRGGRAYGHGHGPRGRGGRLAAALQRDPGRGEPRDAGELDRLQGQSAKETEPEQPERRGQNPRFGCSAQRDREDKGPTLTDGTDVISELQGNALPPGFPAPLLTVSEPSAPEGTAVTVTCAAGAQVLVSLDGTPAATLGQPAQLHLNATEDDDRRGFFCDAALEVDGETLRKNASAELRVLYAPRLDDSDCPRSWTWPEGPEQTLNCEARGNPEPSVHCARPDGGAVLALGLLGPVTRALAGTYRCTAANDQGEAVKDVTLTVEYAPALDSVGCPDRITWLEGTEASLSCVAHGVPPPTVSCARFGDSRAVEGLLRVAREHAGTYRCEATNARGSVAKNVAVTVEYGPSFEELSCPSNWTWVEGSERLFSCEVDGKPEPRVECVGSGGASEGVLLPLAPPNPGPRVPGVPSDLAPGIYVCNATNRHGSLVKTVAVSAESPPEMDEATCPSHQTWLEGAEVAALACAARGRPSPRVLCSREGEPEPERQRVSRDDAGTYRCVATNVHGTDARTVTVGVEYRPVVAELAASPPGGVRPGGNFTLTCRAEAWPPAQISWRAPPGAPNIGLSSNNSTLSVAGALGSHGGEYECAATNAHGRHARRITVRVAGPWLWAAVGGAAGGAALLAAGVGLAFYVQSTACKKGEYNVQEAESSGEAVCLNGAGGGPDGGPEAAASAAEAPSGDEVFSIQLTAA from the exons ATGATAATATCAGCACTTCTCCATTATCTGATTGTGCGGATTAAACAAGATAGTGCATGTAAAAGCGCTTCGCACATCTTGAGTGCTCAACACATTAACAGGCTCAAGCTCGGTTCTTTGATCCCCAGTCCTGTCCCCGGACCCCCCGCGCCTAGCCGCTCCCCGGCTCTTGGAGGTGGGCTCCGAAAGTCCGGTGAGCTGCGCCCTGGACGGGTTGTTCCCGGCCTGGGAGACCCAGGTCTCCCTGGCGCTGGGGGACCAGAGCTTGAATCCCGAGGTCACCCGCGAGGGGGACGCGCTTACGGCCACGGCCACGGCCCGCGTGGAAGAGGAGGGCGCCTGGCAGCTGCTCTGCAACGTGACCCTGGGAGGGGAGAGCCGCGAGACGCGGGAGAACTTGACCGTCTACA GGGGCAGAGCGCGAAGGAGACAGAGCCAGAGCAGCCCGAGAGGCGGGGGCAGAACCCTCGGTTTGGCTGCAGCGCCCAGAGGGATCGGGAGGATAAGGGACCGACCTTGACCGACGGGACGGACGTGATCAGCGAACTCCAGGGAAACGCCCTGCCCCCAGGCTTCCCGGCGCCCCTCCTGACAGTGAGTGAGCCCAGCGCCCCAGAAGGGACAGCGGTGACAGTGACCTGTGCAGCCGGCGCCCAAGTCCTGGTCTCACTGGACGGGACTCCAGCCGCGACTCTGGGGCAGCCCGCCCAGCTTCACCTAAACGCCACCGAGGACGACGATCGGCGTGGCTTTTTCTGCGACGCCGCGCTCGAGGTGGACGGGGAGACCCTGCGCAAGAACGCAAGCGCGGAGCTGCGCGTCCTCT ACGCCCCCAGGCTGGACGATTCGGACTGTCCCAGGAGCTGGACGTGGCCAGAGGGCCCGGAGCAGACGCTGAACTGCGAGGCCCGCGGAAACCCAGAGCCCTCGGTGCACTGCGCCCGGCCCGACGGCGGGGCCGTGCTGGCGCTGGGCCTGCTGGGTCCCGTCACTCGCGCACTCGCCGGCACCTACCGCTGCACGGCAGCCAACGACCAGGGCGAAGCGGTCAAGGACGTGACGCTGACCGTGGAGT atGCGCCAGCGCTGGACAGCGTGGGCTGCCCAGACCGCATTACATGGCTGGAGGGAACAGAGGCGTCGCTGAGTTGTGTGGCTCACGGGGTCCCGCCCCCCACGGTGAGCTGTGCGCGCTTCGGGGACAGCAGGGCCGTCGAGGGGCTGCTGCGCGTGGCCCGGGAGCACGCGGGCACCTACCGCTGCGAAGCCACCAACGCCCGCGGCTCTGTGGCCAAAAATGTGGCCGTCACGGTGGAAT ATGGCCCCAGTTTTGAGGAGCTGAGTTGTCCCAGCAATTGGACGTGGGTGGAAGGGTCAGAGCGGCTGTTTTCCTGTGAGGTCGACGGCAAGCCAGAGCCAAGGGTGGAGTGCGTGGGCTCCGGGGGCGCCAGTGAGGGGGTACTGCTGCCGCTGGCACCCCCAAACCCCGGACCCAGAGTCCCCGGCGTGCCTAGTGACCTGGCGCCGGGTATCTATGTCTGCAACGCCACCAACCGCCACGGCTCCTTGGTCAAGACTGTGGCCGTGAGCGCGGAGT CGCCGCCAGAGATGGATGAGGCCACCTGCCCGAGTCACCAGACGTGGCTGGAAGGGGCTGAGGTGGCGGCGCTGGCCTGTGCCGCCCGGGGTCGCCCCTCCCCACGGGTGCTCTGTTCTCGGGAGGGCGAACCCGAGCCCGAGCGGCAGCGCGTGTCCCGAGACGACGCGGGCACCTATCGCTGCGTGGCCACTAACGTGCATGGCACGGACGCCCGGACGGTCACCGTGGGCGTGGAAT ACCGGCCGGTGGTGGCAGAGCTGGCGGCCTCGCCTCCGGGAGGCGTGCGGCCCGGCGGGAACTTCACGCTGACCTGCCGCGCCGAGGCGTGGCCCCCCGCCCAGATCAGCTGGCGCGCGCCCCCGGGGGCCCCCAACATCGGCCTGTCCAGCAACAACAGCACGCTGAGCGTGGCCGGCGCCCTGGGCAGCCACGGCGGCGAGTACGAGTGCGCGGCCACCAACGCGCACGGGCGCCACGCGCGGCGCATCACGGTGCGCGTGGCGG GTCCGTGGCTGTGGGCCGCCGTGGGCGGCGCGGCGGGGGGCGCAGCGCTGCTGGCGGCGGGGGTCGGCCTGGCCTTCTACGTGCAGTCCACGGCCTGCAAGAAGGGCGAGTACAACGTGCAGGAGGCCGAGAGCTCGGGCGAGGCCGTGTGCCTCAATGGCGCGGGCGGGGGCCCCGACGGCGGGCCCGAGGCGGCGGCGAGCGCGGCCGAGGCGCCGTCGGGGGACGAGGTCTTCTCCATCCAGCTGACGGCGGCGTGA
- the ICAM5 gene encoding intercellular adhesion molecule 5 isoform X3 encodes MPAPSPGPRRALLGLWAALGLGFLGLSAVAQEPFWADLQPRVALVERGGSLWLNCSTNCPRPERGGLETSLRRNGTQRGLRWLARQLVDIREPETQPVCFFRCARRTLQARGLIRTFQRPDRVELVPLPAWQRVGENFTLSCRVPGAGPRASLTLTLLRGVQELIRRSFAGEPPRARGAVLTATALARREDHGANFSCRAELDLRPHGLGLFENSSAPRQLRTFVLSPDPPRLAAPRLLEVGSESPVSCALDGLFPAWETQVSLALGDQSLNPEVTREGDALTATATARVEEEGAWQLLCNVTLGGESRETRENLTVYSFPAPLLTVSEPSAPEGTAVTVTCAAGAQVLVSLDGTPAATLGQPAQLHLNATEDDDRRGFFCDAALEVDGETLRKNASAELRVLYAPRLDDSDCPRSWTWPEGPEQTLNCEARGNPEPSVHCARPDGGAVLALGLLGPVTRALAGTYRCTAANDQGEAVKDVTLTVEYAPALDSVGCPDRITWLEGTEASLSCVAHGVPPPTVSCARFGDSRAVEGLLRVAREHAGTYRCEATNARGSVAKNVAVTVEYGPSFEELSCPSNWTWVEGSERLFSCEVDGKPEPRVECVGSGGASEGVLLPLAPPNPGPRVPGVPSDLAPGIYVCNATNRHGSLVKTVAVSAESPPEMDEATCPSHQTWLEGAEVAALACAARGRPSPRVLCSREGEPEPERQRVSRDDAGTYRCVATNVHGTDARTVTVGVEYRPVVAELAASPPGGVRPGGNFTLTCRAEAWPPAQISWRAPPGAPNIGLSSNNSTLSVAGALGSHGGEYECAATNAHGRHARRITVRVAGPWLWAAVGGAAGGAALLAAGVGLAFYVQSTACKKGEYNVQEAESSGEAVCLNGAGGGPDGGPEAAASAAEAPSGDEVFSIQLTAA; translated from the exons ATGCCAGCGCCCTCGCCAGGGCCGCGCCGGGCGCTGCTCGGTCTCTGGGCTGCCTTGGGCCTGGGGTTCCTCGGCCTCTCAG CGGTCGCGCAGGAGCCCTTCTGGGCGGACCTGCAGCCCCGCGTGGCACTCGTGGAGCGCGGGGGTTCGCTGTGGCTGAATTGCAGCACCAACTGCCCCCGGCCGGAGCGCGGCGGCCTGGAGACGTCGCTGCGCCGGAACGGGACCCAGAGGGGTCTGCGCTGGCTGGCGCGGCAGCTAGTGGACATCCGCGAGCCGGAGACCCAGCCCGTTTGCTTCTTCCGCTGCGCGCGGCGCACGCTGCAGGCGCGTGGGCTCATCCGCACCTTCC AGAGGCCGGATCGCGTAGAGCTGGTGCCGCTGCCCGCCTGGCAACGCGTGGGCGAGAACTTCACCCTGAGCTGTAGGGTCCCCGGCGCGGGGCCCCGTGCGAGCCTCACTCTGACCCTGCTGCGGGGCGTCCAGGAGCTGATCCGCCGCAGCTTCGCCGGGGAGCCGCCCCGAGCGCGGGGCGCGGTGCTCACGGCCACGGCCCTGGCGCGAAGGGAGGACCACGGGGCCAATTTCTCGTGTCGCGCTGAGCTGGACCTGCGGCCGCACGGACTGGGGCTGTTTGAAAACAGCTCCGCCCCCAGACAGCTCCGGACCTTCg TCCTGTCCCCGGACCCCCCGCGCCTAGCCGCTCCCCGGCTCTTGGAGGTGGGCTCCGAAAGTCCGGTGAGCTGCGCCCTGGACGGGTTGTTCCCGGCCTGGGAGACCCAGGTCTCCCTGGCGCTGGGGGACCAGAGCTTGAATCCCGAGGTCACCCGCGAGGGGGACGCGCTTACGGCCACGGCCACGGCCCGCGTGGAAGAGGAGGGCGCCTGGCAGCTGCTCTGCAACGTGACCCTGGGAGGGGAGAGCCGCGAGACGCGGGAGAACTTGACCGTCTACA GCTTCCCGGCGCCCCTCCTGACAGTGAGTGAGCCCAGCGCCCCAGAAGGGACAGCGGTGACAGTGACCTGTGCAGCCGGCGCCCAAGTCCTGGTCTCACTGGACGGGACTCCAGCCGCGACTCTGGGGCAGCCCGCCCAGCTTCACCTAAACGCCACCGAGGACGACGATCGGCGTGGCTTTTTCTGCGACGCCGCGCTCGAGGTGGACGGGGAGACCCTGCGCAAGAACGCAAGCGCGGAGCTGCGCGTCCTCT ACGCCCCCAGGCTGGACGATTCGGACTGTCCCAGGAGCTGGACGTGGCCAGAGGGCCCGGAGCAGACGCTGAACTGCGAGGCCCGCGGAAACCCAGAGCCCTCGGTGCACTGCGCCCGGCCCGACGGCGGGGCCGTGCTGGCGCTGGGCCTGCTGGGTCCCGTCACTCGCGCACTCGCCGGCACCTACCGCTGCACGGCAGCCAACGACCAGGGCGAAGCGGTCAAGGACGTGACGCTGACCGTGGAGT atGCGCCAGCGCTGGACAGCGTGGGCTGCCCAGACCGCATTACATGGCTGGAGGGAACAGAGGCGTCGCTGAGTTGTGTGGCTCACGGGGTCCCGCCCCCCACGGTGAGCTGTGCGCGCTTCGGGGACAGCAGGGCCGTCGAGGGGCTGCTGCGCGTGGCCCGGGAGCACGCGGGCACCTACCGCTGCGAAGCCACCAACGCCCGCGGCTCTGTGGCCAAAAATGTGGCCGTCACGGTGGAAT ATGGCCCCAGTTTTGAGGAGCTGAGTTGTCCCAGCAATTGGACGTGGGTGGAAGGGTCAGAGCGGCTGTTTTCCTGTGAGGTCGACGGCAAGCCAGAGCCAAGGGTGGAGTGCGTGGGCTCCGGGGGCGCCAGTGAGGGGGTACTGCTGCCGCTGGCACCCCCAAACCCCGGACCCAGAGTCCCCGGCGTGCCTAGTGACCTGGCGCCGGGTATCTATGTCTGCAACGCCACCAACCGCCACGGCTCCTTGGTCAAGACTGTGGCCGTGAGCGCGGAGT CGCCGCCAGAGATGGATGAGGCCACCTGCCCGAGTCACCAGACGTGGCTGGAAGGGGCTGAGGTGGCGGCGCTGGCCTGTGCCGCCCGGGGTCGCCCCTCCCCACGGGTGCTCTGTTCTCGGGAGGGCGAACCCGAGCCCGAGCGGCAGCGCGTGTCCCGAGACGACGCGGGCACCTATCGCTGCGTGGCCACTAACGTGCATGGCACGGACGCCCGGACGGTCACCGTGGGCGTGGAAT ACCGGCCGGTGGTGGCAGAGCTGGCGGCCTCGCCTCCGGGAGGCGTGCGGCCCGGCGGGAACTTCACGCTGACCTGCCGCGCCGAGGCGTGGCCCCCCGCCCAGATCAGCTGGCGCGCGCCCCCGGGGGCCCCCAACATCGGCCTGTCCAGCAACAACAGCACGCTGAGCGTGGCCGGCGCCCTGGGCAGCCACGGCGGCGAGTACGAGTGCGCGGCCACCAACGCGCACGGGCGCCACGCGCGGCGCATCACGGTGCGCGTGGCGG GTCCGTGGCTGTGGGCCGCCGTGGGCGGCGCGGCGGGGGGCGCAGCGCTGCTGGCGGCGGGGGTCGGCCTGGCCTTCTACGTGCAGTCCACGGCCTGCAAGAAGGGCGAGTACAACGTGCAGGAGGCCGAGAGCTCGGGCGAGGCCGTGTGCCTCAATGGCGCGGGCGGGGGCCCCGACGGCGGGCCCGAGGCGGCGGCGAGCGCGGCCGAGGCGCCGTCGGGGGACGAGGTCTTCTCCATCCAGCTGACGGCGGCGTGA
- the ICAM5 gene encoding intercellular adhesion molecule 5 isoform X4 → MPAPSPGPRRALLGLWAALGLGFLGLSAVAQEPFWADLQPRVALVERGGSLWLNCSTNCPRPERGGLETSLRRNGTQRGLRWLARQLVDIREPETQPVCFFRCARRTLQARGLIRTFQRPDRVELVPLPAWQRVGENFTLSCRVPGAGPRASLTLTLLRGVQELIRRSFAGEPPRARGAVLTATALARREDHGANFSCRAELDLRPHGLGLFENSSAPRQLRTFVLSPDPPRLAAPRLLEVGSESPVSCALDGLFPAWETQVSLALGDQSLNPEVTREGDALTATATARVEEEGAWQLLCNVTLGGESRETRENLTVYSFPAPLLTVSEPSAPEGTAVTVTCAAGAQVLVSLDGTPAATLGQPAQLHLNATEDDDRRGFFCDAALEVDGETLRKNASAELRVLYAPRLDDSDCPRSWTWPEGPEQTLNCEARGNPEPSVHCARPDGGAVLALGLLGPVTRALAGTYRCTAANDQGEAVKDVTLTVEYAPALDSVGCPDRITWLEGTEASLSCVAHGVPPPTVSCARFGDSRAVEGLLRVAREHAGTYRCEATNARGSVAKNVAVTVEYGPSFEELSCPSNWTWVEGSERLFSCEVDGKPEPRVECVGSGGASEGVLLPLAPPNPGPRVPGVPSDLAPGIYVCNATNRHGSLVKTVARRQRWMRPPARVTRRGWKGLRWRRWPVPPGVAPPHGCSVLGRANPSPSGSACPETTRAPIAAWPLTCMARTPGRSPWAWNTGRWWQSWRPRLREACGPAGTSR, encoded by the exons ATGCCAGCGCCCTCGCCAGGGCCGCGCCGGGCGCTGCTCGGTCTCTGGGCTGCCTTGGGCCTGGGGTTCCTCGGCCTCTCAG CGGTCGCGCAGGAGCCCTTCTGGGCGGACCTGCAGCCCCGCGTGGCACTCGTGGAGCGCGGGGGTTCGCTGTGGCTGAATTGCAGCACCAACTGCCCCCGGCCGGAGCGCGGCGGCCTGGAGACGTCGCTGCGCCGGAACGGGACCCAGAGGGGTCTGCGCTGGCTGGCGCGGCAGCTAGTGGACATCCGCGAGCCGGAGACCCAGCCCGTTTGCTTCTTCCGCTGCGCGCGGCGCACGCTGCAGGCGCGTGGGCTCATCCGCACCTTCC AGAGGCCGGATCGCGTAGAGCTGGTGCCGCTGCCCGCCTGGCAACGCGTGGGCGAGAACTTCACCCTGAGCTGTAGGGTCCCCGGCGCGGGGCCCCGTGCGAGCCTCACTCTGACCCTGCTGCGGGGCGTCCAGGAGCTGATCCGCCGCAGCTTCGCCGGGGAGCCGCCCCGAGCGCGGGGCGCGGTGCTCACGGCCACGGCCCTGGCGCGAAGGGAGGACCACGGGGCCAATTTCTCGTGTCGCGCTGAGCTGGACCTGCGGCCGCACGGACTGGGGCTGTTTGAAAACAGCTCCGCCCCCAGACAGCTCCGGACCTTCg TCCTGTCCCCGGACCCCCCGCGCCTAGCCGCTCCCCGGCTCTTGGAGGTGGGCTCCGAAAGTCCGGTGAGCTGCGCCCTGGACGGGTTGTTCCCGGCCTGGGAGACCCAGGTCTCCCTGGCGCTGGGGGACCAGAGCTTGAATCCCGAGGTCACCCGCGAGGGGGACGCGCTTACGGCCACGGCCACGGCCCGCGTGGAAGAGGAGGGCGCCTGGCAGCTGCTCTGCAACGTGACCCTGGGAGGGGAGAGCCGCGAGACGCGGGAGAACTTGACCGTCTACA GCTTCCCGGCGCCCCTCCTGACAGTGAGTGAGCCCAGCGCCCCAGAAGGGACAGCGGTGACAGTGACCTGTGCAGCCGGCGCCCAAGTCCTGGTCTCACTGGACGGGACTCCAGCCGCGACTCTGGGGCAGCCCGCCCAGCTTCACCTAAACGCCACCGAGGACGACGATCGGCGTGGCTTTTTCTGCGACGCCGCGCTCGAGGTGGACGGGGAGACCCTGCGCAAGAACGCAAGCGCGGAGCTGCGCGTCCTCT ACGCCCCCAGGCTGGACGATTCGGACTGTCCCAGGAGCTGGACGTGGCCAGAGGGCCCGGAGCAGACGCTGAACTGCGAGGCCCGCGGAAACCCAGAGCCCTCGGTGCACTGCGCCCGGCCCGACGGCGGGGCCGTGCTGGCGCTGGGCCTGCTGGGTCCCGTCACTCGCGCACTCGCCGGCACCTACCGCTGCACGGCAGCCAACGACCAGGGCGAAGCGGTCAAGGACGTGACGCTGACCGTGGAGT atGCGCCAGCGCTGGACAGCGTGGGCTGCCCAGACCGCATTACATGGCTGGAGGGAACAGAGGCGTCGCTGAGTTGTGTGGCTCACGGGGTCCCGCCCCCCACGGTGAGCTGTGCGCGCTTCGGGGACAGCAGGGCCGTCGAGGGGCTGCTGCGCGTGGCCCGGGAGCACGCGGGCACCTACCGCTGCGAAGCCACCAACGCCCGCGGCTCTGTGGCCAAAAATGTGGCCGTCACGGTGGAAT ATGGCCCCAGTTTTGAGGAGCTGAGTTGTCCCAGCAATTGGACGTGGGTGGAAGGGTCAGAGCGGCTGTTTTCCTGTGAGGTCGACGGCAAGCCAGAGCCAAGGGTGGAGTGCGTGGGCTCCGGGGGCGCCAGTGAGGGGGTACTGCTGCCGCTGGCACCCCCAAACCCCGGACCCAGAGTCCCCGGCGTGCCTAGTGACCTGGCGCCGGGTATCTATGTCTGCAACGCCACCAACCGCCACGGCTCCTTGGTCAAGACTGTGGCC CGCCGCCAGAGATGGATGAGGCCACCTGCCCGAGTCACCAGACGTGGCTGGAAGGGGCTGAGGTGGCGGCGCTGGCCTGTGCCGCCCGGGGTCGCCCCTCCCCACGGGTGCTCTGTTCTCGGGAGGGCGAACCCGAGCCCGAGCGGCAGCGCGTGTCCCGAGACGACGCGGGCACCTATCGCTGCGTGGCCACTAACGTGCATGGCACGGACGCCCGGACGGTCACCGTGGGCGTGGAAT ACCGGCCGGTGGTGGCAGAGCTGGCGGCCTCGCCTCCGGGAGGCGTGCGGCCCGGCGGGAACTTCACGCTGA